The Amycolatopsis mongoliensis genome includes a window with the following:
- a CDS encoding cystathionine gamma-synthase, whose product MVDDYSVLGFETRAIHAGQKPDPRTGAVIVPIYQTSTYAQDGVGGTREGDYEYSRTANPTRSALEEALASLEGGRHALAYASGMAASDVVLRSTLRPGDHLVLGNDAYGGTFRLIDKVLSLWGVEHTVADLANLDEVRAAIRPETKLIWCESPTNPLLGVADIAALAGVAHDAGARLVVDNTFATPYLQNPLSLGADIVLHSTTKYLGGHSDVVGGAVITNEDELREQLFYLRNAAGAVPGPFDAWLTLRGIKTLALRMERHSDNAELIVQALVKHPKVAKVYYPGLPEHPGHETAAKQMRRFGGMVSFSHADGEQAALEVASRTKLFILAESLGGIESLIEHPGKMTHASTAGSTLQVPADLLRLSVGIEDGRDLVADLLTALG is encoded by the coding sequence ATGGTGGACGACTACTCCGTACTGGGATTCGAGACCCGCGCCATCCACGCCGGTCAGAAACCCGACCCCCGCACCGGCGCGGTGATCGTGCCGATCTACCAGACCTCGACCTACGCGCAGGACGGCGTGGGCGGGACCCGCGAGGGCGACTACGAGTACTCGCGCACCGCGAACCCGACCCGCTCGGCGCTGGAGGAGGCGCTGGCCTCGCTGGAAGGCGGCCGGCACGCGCTGGCCTACGCGTCCGGCATGGCGGCCTCCGACGTGGTGCTGCGCAGTACCCTGCGCCCCGGTGACCACCTCGTGCTCGGCAACGACGCGTACGGCGGCACGTTCCGCCTGATCGACAAGGTGCTCAGCCTGTGGGGCGTCGAGCACACCGTCGCCGACCTCGCGAACCTCGACGAGGTGCGTGCCGCGATCCGGCCCGAGACCAAGCTGATCTGGTGCGAGTCGCCGACCAACCCGCTGCTCGGCGTCGCCGACATCGCCGCGCTGGCCGGTGTCGCGCACGACGCCGGCGCCCGGCTGGTGGTCGACAACACCTTCGCGACGCCGTACCTGCAGAACCCGCTCTCGCTGGGCGCGGACATCGTGCTGCACTCGACGACGAAGTACCTCGGCGGTCACTCCGACGTCGTCGGCGGCGCGGTGATCACGAACGAGGACGAGCTGCGCGAGCAGCTGTTCTACCTGCGCAACGCCGCGGGCGCGGTGCCCGGGCCGTTCGACGCGTGGCTGACCCTGCGCGGCATCAAGACGCTGGCCCTGCGCATGGAGCGGCACAGCGACAACGCCGAGCTGATCGTGCAGGCGCTGGTCAAGCACCCCAAGGTCGCGAAGGTCTATTACCCGGGCCTGCCGGAGCACCCCGGCCACGAGACGGCGGCGAAGCAGATGCGCCGCTTCGGCGGCATGGTCTCGTTCAGCCACGCCGACGGCGAGCAGGCGGCGCTGGAAGTGGCGTCCCGCACGAAGCTGTTCATCCTGGCCGAGTCCCTCGGCGGCATCGAGTCGCTGATCGAGCACCCGGGCAAGATGACCCACGCGAGCACGGCGGGTTCGACGCTGCAGGTCCCGGCGGACCTGCTGCGCCTGTCCGTCGGCATCGAGGACGGCCGCGACCTGGTCGCGGACCTGCTGACCGCCCTGGGCTGA
- a CDS encoding pyridoxamine 5'-phosphate oxidase family protein — MSRLLGTHNLGALASVNRDGHPHLSTVAHAWDPAERLVRVGSTLGRAKVRRLARNPRAALHVSSPDHMSFAVAEGVGEVSPVSSVPGDETGRELLAMQAPFADPEDQAAFFGTMVEDRRVVTKLRVDRLHGGGLELG, encoded by the coding sequence CTGAGCCGCCTGCTCGGCACGCACAACCTGGGTGCGCTGGCCAGCGTCAACCGCGACGGTCACCCCCACCTGTCCACCGTCGCCCACGCCTGGGATCCGGCGGAGCGCCTCGTGCGGGTGGGCTCCACCCTGGGGCGCGCCAAGGTGCGCCGGCTCGCCCGCAACCCCCGCGCGGCGCTCCACGTCAGCAGTCCGGACCACATGTCCTTCGCCGTCGCCGAAGGGGTCGGCGAGGTGTCCCCGGTCAGCTCCGTGCCCGGGGACGAGACCGGCCGGGAGCTGCTCGCCATGCAGGCCCCGTTCGCCGATCCCGAGGACCAAGCCGCGTTCTTCGGCACCATGGTCGAAGACCGGCGGGTGGTCACCAAGCTCCGGGTGGACCGCCTCCACGGCGGCGGCCTCGAGCTGGGCTGA
- the ilvA gene encoding threonine ammonia-lyase, translating into MELVTIERIQAARELLRGVTRVTPMEHARDLRRLHGGPVHLKCENLQRTGSFKIRGAYTRIHGLSEAERERGVVAASAGNHAQGVALASSLLGARSTVFMPLRAPLPKLAATRGYGADVHLHGALLEETLAAAIEFGERTGAVFIHPFDHPDVIAGQGTVGLEILEQVPGVKTILVATGGGGLVGGVASAVKALRPDVRVVGVQAEDAAAYPPSLAKGAPVRLSSTSTMADGIAVGEPGPVSFAHVAALVDDVVTVSEESLSRAVLLCLERRKLVVEPAGAATVAALLQHAGAFEPPVVAILSGGNVDPVLLLQIIQHGMTAGGRYLRLHLRVPDRPGSLVGVLSCVSELGANVLDVQHSRISGSLDLGEADVVLALETRGPEHCKDLEIALTNAGYTVV; encoded by the coding sequence ATGGAACTCGTGACCATCGAGCGGATCCAGGCCGCCCGGGAACTCCTACGCGGAGTCACCCGGGTGACGCCGATGGAGCACGCGCGCGACCTGCGCCGGCTCCACGGCGGTCCGGTGCACCTGAAGTGCGAAAACCTGCAGCGCACGGGGTCGTTCAAGATCCGCGGCGCTTACACCCGCATCCACGGCCTGAGCGAGGCCGAACGCGAACGCGGCGTCGTCGCGGCCAGTGCCGGCAACCACGCGCAGGGCGTCGCGCTCGCGTCGTCGCTGCTCGGCGCCAGGTCCACCGTCTTCATGCCGCTGCGGGCGCCGCTGCCGAAGCTCGCCGCCACCCGCGGGTACGGCGCCGACGTCCACCTCCACGGCGCGCTGCTGGAGGAGACCCTCGCCGCGGCGATCGAGTTCGGCGAGCGGACCGGGGCGGTGTTCATCCACCCCTTCGACCACCCGGACGTCATCGCCGGCCAGGGCACCGTCGGCCTCGAGATCCTCGAGCAGGTGCCCGGCGTGAAGACGATCCTGGTCGCCACCGGCGGCGGCGGGCTGGTCGGCGGGGTCGCGTCGGCGGTGAAGGCCCTGCGCCCGGACGTCCGCGTCGTCGGCGTCCAGGCCGAGGACGCGGCGGCCTACCCGCCGTCGCTGGCCAAGGGCGCGCCGGTCCGGCTGAGCTCGACCTCGACGATGGCCGACGGGATCGCGGTCGGCGAGCCGGGCCCGGTCAGCTTCGCGCACGTCGCGGCGCTGGTGGACGACGTCGTGACGGTCTCCGAGGAGTCCCTCTCCCGCGCGGTGCTGCTCTGCCTGGAACGTCGCAAGCTGGTGGTGGAGCCGGCGGGCGCGGCGACGGTAGCGGCGCTGCTGCAGCACGCCGGTGCCTTCGAGCCCCCCGTGGTGGCGATCCTCTCGGGCGGCAACGTCGACCCGGTGCTGCTCCTGCAGATCATCCAGCACGGCATGACGGCGGGCGGCCGCTACCTGCGCCTCCACCTGCGGGTTCCGGACCGCCCGGGTTCGCTGGTGGGCGTGCTGTCCTGCGTGAGCGAACTGGGCGCGAACGTGCTCGACGTCCAGCACTCCCGGATTTCCGGCAGCCTCGACCTCGGCGAGGCCGACGTCGTCCTGGCGCTCGAAACCCGCGGTCCCGAACACTGCAAGGACCTGGAGATCGCGCTGACGAACGCCGGTTACACCGTCGTCTGA
- a CDS encoding immunity 49 family protein: MRTVERHDFDAPNAERAVKRLTARRHEAREDIETDTLGPSFALERSYNEFAYRCGADPRAAENETWLAFGRALQAGSALFATANRPEGEEVEFRFGEDVIRRPATGPTRDSDAPNWLKATYLAVIARDTARLELLATVPVDLLRTSGPQYDEFVFDWVRALQIHIRGEAGLVEAVLAAMRGTEPEALRASVPEAVLQLSFPPIELFYHYTQREDGKFADSLVTALELHKRYWTADPERPRDPTSIVALAPLAMACLARDAGMAFDVESDYLPHHLLAGTRVGEITL; this comes from the coding sequence GTGCGCACCGTCGAGAGGCACGACTTCGACGCGCCGAATGCCGAACGCGCGGTGAAACGGCTCACCGCGCGCCGGCACGAGGCTCGCGAAGACATCGAAACCGACACCCTCGGCCCCAGTTTCGCGCTGGAACGGTCGTACAACGAGTTCGCCTACCGCTGCGGCGCCGATCCGCGGGCCGCGGAAAACGAAACGTGGCTGGCGTTCGGCCGGGCCCTGCAGGCGGGCAGCGCGCTGTTCGCGACCGCGAACCGGCCTGAAGGCGAAGAGGTCGAGTTCCGCTTCGGCGAGGACGTGATCCGGCGGCCGGCGACCGGGCCGACGCGCGACAGCGACGCCCCGAACTGGCTCAAGGCGACCTACCTGGCCGTCATCGCGCGGGACACGGCGCGGCTCGAACTGCTGGCGACCGTCCCGGTCGACCTGCTGCGCACGTCGGGTCCGCAGTACGACGAGTTCGTCTTCGACTGGGTGCGGGCGTTGCAGATCCACATCCGCGGCGAAGCCGGCCTGGTCGAGGCCGTGCTGGCGGCCATGCGCGGCACCGAGCCGGAGGCGCTGCGGGCGTCCGTCCCCGAGGCGGTGCTGCAGCTTTCCTTCCCGCCGATCGAGCTGTTCTACCACTACACCCAGCGCGAGGACGGCAAGTTCGCCGACTCGCTCGTCACCGCGCTGGAGCTGCACAAGCGGTACTGGACGGCCGATCCCGAACGGCCGCGGGACCCCACCAGCATCGTCGCGCTGGCCCCGCTCGCCATGGCCTGCCTCGCCCGCGACGCCGGGATGGCGTTCGACGTCGAGTCGGACTACCTGCCCCACCACCTGCTCGCGGGCACCCGCGTCGGTGAGATCACCCTCTGA
- a CDS encoding ferredoxin: MSQPPGPVRPDQQQEIVRQIGVVLTSQVPPGWQQLRVEYRAAGRHVEADLLVTGPDGVPRPGRPHPEAVRLLGVLRSGMYQPGRGTWLGAIFVFAPGQPPDVDFVRPDLEPPFRQQPPPIGFQDELRFFPRADEHVPAWLRERAGLTPPVAEGEVRTPRIHDGVDASGRPLIRRQQLVPAEAERVLAYLDAAPVILASRSNGPDAFAPERTDVVPMNFRTDGAWAWPGAVAYYLREHGVPPDPDLVAHIRARRFTAPSEVPESAKDLALAAITGEPR, encoded by the coding sequence ATGAGCCAGCCACCGGGGCCGGTGCGACCGGACCAGCAGCAGGAGATCGTCCGGCAGATCGGCGTCGTGCTGACGTCGCAGGTACCGCCGGGGTGGCAGCAGCTGCGCGTCGAGTACCGCGCCGCGGGCCGGCACGTCGAAGCCGACCTGCTGGTGACCGGGCCGGACGGCGTGCCCCGGCCGGGCCGGCCGCACCCGGAAGCGGTGCGGCTGCTCGGCGTGCTGCGGTCGGGCATGTACCAGCCCGGGCGCGGCACCTGGCTCGGCGCGATCTTCGTCTTCGCGCCGGGGCAGCCCCCGGACGTCGACTTCGTGCGGCCCGACCTCGAACCGCCGTTCCGGCAGCAGCCGCCGCCGATCGGGTTCCAGGACGAGCTGCGGTTCTTCCCGCGCGCCGACGAGCACGTCCCGGCCTGGCTGCGCGAGCGGGCCGGCCTGACCCCGCCGGTGGCCGAGGGGGAGGTCCGCACACCGCGGATCCACGACGGCGTCGACGCCTCGGGCCGGCCGCTCATCCGCCGTCAGCAGCTGGTCCCGGCCGAAGCCGAGCGAGTGCTCGCCTACCTCGACGCGGCACCGGTCATCCTGGCCTCGCGCAGCAACGGCCCGGACGCGTTCGCGCCGGAGCGCACGGACGTGGTGCCGATGAACTTCCGCACCGACGGCGCCTGGGCCTGGCCCGGCGCGGTGGCGTACTACCTGCGTGAGCACGGGGTGCCGCCGGACCCGGACCTGGTCGCCCACATCCGGGCCCGCCGCTTCACCGCGCCGTCGGAGGTGCCCGAGTCGGCCAAGGACCTGGCCCTCGCGGCGATCACCGGGGAACCGCGGTGA